The sequence below is a genomic window from Desulfobulbus oligotrophicus.
CCGATGGTGACACAGTTTGAAGCGGCCAGGCGTTTCAACTGCTCCGCTGTCAGCATGGTCAGCACAGACTCGAAATGCACGGCCTCTGCACCAATCTCCTCCACCAGCTGTTGCCGTTCATCCGGCTGTTGTTGTTTTAAAAAGCTCAATAGTTGCTGCATGGCTGTCCAGCGCCGGTTCTCTGAAGCGAAACCGGATGGCAGAAGGAACCGTTGCTGCCCGCCATTCTGCAACCGAACCCTTACCTCCTGTTCTTTTCCGCTCCCCAGCAGGTTGATGACTTTGTCGTACCAGTACAACGTGTTGCCGACCAGAGCCTGGGTAGCAACATAGACCACAAACGGCAACCCCATGGACTCCATGATGGGCAGCACTGTCTGCTCGTTACCGCTATATCCGTCGTCAAAGGTGACCACTGCAAAAGGTCGTTCTGCGTGGTGCCCGTCTGCAAGTCGCGCCACAGCCGCATCCATGGAGATGACATCAAAATGCTGCCGCAGATACTCCATCTGCCGGCAAAAGTCTGACTCCCGCACCACGGTCCAAGCCGGTAACAGACAGGTGTCGGGCAGCACCTCATGGTACATCAGGACAATCCCGCCCGCAGCTGCCAGCCGACGGATCCCAAAGAACGCAAGAGCCTGCGGAAAACAGAGGCTGCAGAGCCCACTCTTAACTCCCACCCTGTCGATACCTCACTATCTTCCTGAGCATGGTCTTTGCCCGTTGCCCGCCTTGCCGCAGCCCGGCACGCCAGTTGCGCTGATAGATGACCAGCTGGTACAGGGGTCGGGCCTCGGTTGTCCAGGTGCTCTTGTACCCTTCATCACCCTGAAGAAAGTTGAACTCCTGCAAACCTTTCGTGCAGCAGGCCTCTAATACATGCATAACCAGCACTGCACCTGGACTCCAGTGACCGAATGCCGGATCATGGGCAATCTGGTAAGCGAAAAACCGTTGTCCAAACTCAAAGCCGTATTGAATCGCAATCAGCTTGTCCTGGACAACAATAGCATAAAAAACGCTGTTGTCGGAATGAGTGACCAACCATCTGTGCAGGTGTTCCACGTGAGGACCGGCAAAGGTACTCTCCAGCTTTCGTTCACCGGAACGTTTGGCATGTAGATGCAACAAGGCATCCAGTAACTTTTGTTTAGAATCCACATCAACGGCGACAATAAACTCACCTCCGCCCTTTACTATCCGACGATATTTTTTCCGGATGTTGGAACGACTTTTACTCCCAAGTTGTCCAAACACTCCTTCAAAATCAGTGTCCAAAGATATATACGGCTGCACTGACACTTGATTTTTGGGCATACCCCAGGCCTCAAGTTCATCCTCAAGGATAAAGGAGAGCACCAGCCGATCCCAGTGACTGTCAGAGCCAAGGTGCTGTTTTATCGCAGTAACAGCTCGACCTCGATCGTCTGGTGCACAGATAAGTCCCAGGGGATCCGGATAAAAGGCAGCACCGAGATAGTGGAGATCGCGACCGCCAAGGATGTTGGCTGTGCTGACCAGAGGGAGCACAGCGATAACACGATCCTTTTCCTTCACCTGCAGAACAACCGGTCGCTCAGACGAAGTCAGCCCGCTACTCACTGCAGCCAGCCAATCCCCGGTACAAAAAAAACTGGGATAGGCCATGGCCTGAGCCAGGGTGGTGCAGATCGGCCAGATATCGGGCAACCTGTCTTGATTGAGTTGTTCAACAGAAAGTTTTCCACTCACAGTGAACATGCTCCTTGAAATTCATTCATAATCTGTTGATAGACCGTCAAATAACGCTGTGCCATGGCTTCACTTGAATACTGCGCACGTACCCGCGCCCTTGCTCTCTGCACCCGAATCTTTGCCTGTTCGCTGTTCTCCACAAGGGTCAGCAGGGCATCCCTTAGTGGTGCCACCTCACCGGCCGGTACCAGCAGACCACACTGACCATGGTCGAGCACTTCGGGAATACCGCCGACCCTGCTGGCCACGATTGGCAGGCCTGCCTCCATGGCTTCGAGCAGCACCATGGGCAGCCCTTCAGTCAAGGACGGCAGCGCAAAGATGGAAAAACAGGAGAGAAACCGTGTCCCATCATCAACAAAACCAGGCATCCTCACCCGTGCGGACAAACCAAGCTGTTCCACCAGCTGTTCAAGTTCGGGGCGTTGCGGCCCCTCACCAAGGATCACCAGACAGACATCCCGGCCCATGGCCACAAGCTCGCCCACGGCGCGGATAAGAAACAGCAGCCCCTTTTCCTCTGACAGACGGCCCAAAGCCACAATAGAGGTTCCCTGCCCGACAGAGTCGAGGATCTCCTGCCCTAGAGGCGGCTCGGAAGACTCTTTGTCTGTATCTGCCAGGGGGATACCGTTATTGATAACATGTAACCGATGACCGGCAATGGCCTGCAATCGCGGATGCGAACGCATGACACTGTTCACAATCGCCACTGCCTGTGCCCGCCGCAAACACAGGGCATCAAGCCACTCGTACACCATCATCCGGGACAGACCACCGGTCCAGGTCCAGCCGTGTACCGTAACCACCAGAGGCAGTCGCCGCAGTCTTCGGGGCAGCATACCCAGGAGGATGTTCCCCTTATAGCCATGGGAGTGCAGAACCTGCACACCCTGTTCTCTGGCCCAGCCAAGCAGATGCAGTGCCCCGGCCAAGTTGAAACCGGCGCGCATCCGAAAGGGCTGAACCGTCAATCCCCGTTTCCGGGCCTCCACCTCCACTGCCTTGTCCGGCATGCCGATCTCACCGATACTGGCCAGAATGGGGGTCAGGCCCAGCTCCTCCTGAGCTGCCATCAGGTGCAGCAGCATGACCTCGGCTCCATACATGCCGCCACTGTCAAGTACATGGAGAATACGCACTACAGCTCCGCTCAGTTGCCGGTGGGCCTGATGGCGGCCATGGCTTTCTTCACTCCACCCACCACACCGGGCATCTGTTCTTTCATCTGATCCTTTAACCAGCGAAGTGCATACAGTGTACGGCCCCTCCAGGTGGAACTGTAAAGCGTTGTGGTGGTGTAAAAAGACGGCTCATCGACAAATCTCTGCTTATAGCCTGTATCCCAGGGAAACATATGAAAGAGTCTTACCTGTGGAAAATGTACGGGCAGGTCTTCAAGAATATGGAGCATAAGCAGGTGAGAAGGACTCAGGTGGGCGAACTGCTCATTGTAGGCCACCTTTGCATGGTGAAAAATATCTTTATCCACATAGCCGAACTCACCAGCCACCAGCACGCCATCAATCTCCAGGCCATAGAGATAAATCTGATCTGTTGTTGACATAAGCCGGATAAGATCAAGGTAGTACTGTTGTATTGCCGTATCGGTGCAGGCAATGGCTGTCCTGGACTGCCCCTTCCACCCGGAGGCCTCAAGTTCCAGAAACTTCGGCCAAAAGGTGAGCACCTCCTCATCCCTCAACAAAAAATACCGGACATTCTTTTCCCTGTTCAACCTGTTGGCAGCGTTTTTAAGATTTTTGCGCAGGTTGCGTGACAACACCTGTGTAAAATACTCTGCAAAGGTGCCCTTCAAAAAAATGGCATAGGTTGGTTCTGTTACATTTTTCCAGAGACATCCACAGCCAGCCAGCCGGCTCTCGGTAAACAGGTGGGGCATTCTGCAGAACGAATAGGAGAAGCTGTGGGTAAATATATCCCAGTCAGTTTTGGTGGCCACCAGGGCGTTAAGCAGGGTCTGCTGAACAACCTCTGTATATTCCACTGCAATCAGCGGGGGAGCAATGAGGCTATGATCGTTAACCAGGTTGGAGAGTTCGCGCACACCGCCGCTGTGATGCCTCAGCACCAGGGGAAGAAGACCGATAAGTTTTTCCTCTGCACGCACAGTGTAGATGCGCACAGCATCCGGTGCGGCAAAATGTGTATACCACATCCGGACATACTCAAAAGAGACAAAAAAAGACCGGATATCAACACGATGATACAGATCGGTCCACTCCTCTTTGCATTCGGTCAGTTCTTCTTTACTGGTAATAACATGAAAAGACGTGTTCATAGGGTTCATCCGTACCATACATTCACAATCCGGTTTTCTCTTCCACAGGTATCATAGGAGAGGAAAGAGTTGAGGTCAACCTGTTGTCAGCAATTGCCTGTAAAGAGCCTGATGCGCCTGTATGGAGGTGTGAACGGCAAAAGGTCCGTTTCTGAAACTCTCCAGTGCAGCTCTGCCGAGCTGGGCAGCCAGGTCCGGCTGTTCGATCAAGCGTACAATATACTCTGTCAACTGCGATACATCGCCCACCGGCACCAGATAGCCGGTCTGACCGTGGTTGATCAGCTCGCTGTTACCGCCGGTGGCTGTACATACAGTGGGCTTACCGCAGCCCATATATTCAATAATGGCATTGGACAACCCCTCAGACTCTGAACACAGGACACAGACGTCAAAGTATTTCATCACAGCCACCGGCTGGGGGACACTACCCAGGAAATAAACATGATCGGCCAGACGCAGGTGCAGTGCCAGGGTCATGATTTCGGCAACTTCCCGTGGCCCACCACCCCCGACAATGACAAGCCGGGCCTGCGGACACCGGCTGCGGACCTGTGCAAAGGCCCGCAGCAGATCGGGATACCGCTTGATCGGCGAGATATTGGCCACCATGCCAACAATCGGATCGTCTGTCCTGATTCCCCACTGTTCCCGAAAACCAGGCTGGGCAGGCTGGAGAAAGGTCGCTGCCTCGCAGCTGTTTTTAATCACCGTCACCTTAGCCGGTGAAAATTTTTCCCGTCTGCAGGTATTGTCTTTCACAGCCTCGGAGTTGGCCACAATCTGATCAACAAACAGGTTAGCACATTTGAGCGCCAGCAACTGCCAGGGCCGATACCAGAACCCCATGTCCCGACGGGAGGTGATCACCTTAGCCCCACCAAGCTTACAGAAGAACGGCGCCAGGATGGCGGCATCGTTAAAGAAGATATGAACAATCCGGATGCGCTTTTTGCGGATAAAACGGGCAAGCCCGATCATCCGCCGCAGGGTGCGGACACTGGCTAGTCGATGGATCTCCAACGACCGCATCTCCTTGCCAAATCCCTGATCATCCCCCTGGTAATTCTTCTCCCGCCTGAACACGGTAAAGTGGAGATGCCACTGCTGCAGATCAAGGTTGGTAATGAGTTCATGAACCTGCCGCTCAGTACCACCTTGCGGCCCGACGAAATAATCCATCAGAATGAGCAGCTGTTCTGGCCGGGAAATACTCATTACGACTTGCTCCGACCTGTCGGCATAAGGGCTTGGACTCTTTGCTTGACTCTCCGCAACACTGATACGACGTTGAACGGCAGGGCTGTCAACAGGAGGAGCACAGACGATTTCCATCCCTTTTCAAAGCCACTGTCTTTCTGTTCCTCGGCAACCAGTGTTTTGGCTGCCTGCAGTTCCCCTTCCTTCAGGTATTCGAGCAGGAGCTGGGTGTTATTCTCCCTGATTCTCCTGGTAATGGCAGCATCAGAGGGTCGATACGGGCTGGTGGAGGGGACATACACCTCCTTATAGAGCGAGCGGTTAGTTTCTAAAGATATGGAAGCCTTGTTCTGTGTTTCCCGTGGCCCGGAATGGGCCCTGTTCTCCACGGTCGGTGTATCCATAAATAAGACATCGCACCTCTCGCTGAGCCGGCAGTAGAAGTAATAATCTTCAGACATCTTCACATGGGCAAAGCGCACCTTGGGCTGCAGGCAGTCCCGATGGATGAGGCTGGTCCAGCAGGCTGCACACACGCTGTACAGCAATGGTTCAAACAGGTTGCCTGCATAGATGGTAAAGGGCCGGCCTGCCCGAGTGATACCGTAGTCTCCGGAGTTGTAGGCATGCGGATAAAAGGTGTGCCAGTCAACATCATCCATACTGATACCGCTTGTTTGCTCAACCCAGTACTCCAGCCCCTTGACAATGATGATGTCTTTGCCGTCACTCGTATAAAAGGTGGAGTGCACAACCCTGTACTCCGGGAAGGCGTTTAAAACCTGAAACTGCAGCGAAAGCTTGTCCGGCAGCCACAGATCATCGGAGTCGAGAAAGGCGATCCATTCGCCGGACGCCTCCTGTAAGCCGCGATTGCGTGCCGCACCGACCCCCTGGTTTGCCTGATACACATACCGCACATCCTTGCCGAACTGCGCAACCACGGCCCGGGTATCATCCGCAGAGCCGTCGTCAACCACGATAATCTCCAGCGAGCAGTCTTTGCTGTCCTGGTTGAGGACACTTGTAATGGCCTCACCAACAAGGTGCGCCCTGTTATAGGTGGGGATAATGACACTCACGCTGTTCATAGGTATACAGTTGTCTAAAGGTTAAAGAACACTCCAACAATCGGCAATAGCGAACCTGCCGGCGTCGCCGGAGTCCACAGGGTGTCTGTTCATCTTCGTCTGTGGTCATCAGATACAAACGGCTGCTCAGTTTGAGAGCCTATCCTTTGCGCGGGCTCCAGACCACGATCTTCTTGCCCAGGACGAACTTGATAAACGCATGGGCTGCCGCCATGTTGATAATACTGAAGTAGTAGGCCAGGTAGAGCAGACGGTTTCCCCTGCCAAACCTTTCCAGTATGGGAGAGAGCACTGCACCGAGATAGAAGGCCGCCTGCCCGAGCAGGGTGATCACAAACAGCGGCCCCTTATCAAGGAGCGCCAGGTTGGTGAGCAGTGCACCCAGTAAAAAGAGAAAACTCAGGTAACGGAGAATCTTGTGCGACCAGAGCTGCCATGAGTAGACCAGATCACCCCCCGGCAGAAACAGGCGCCGCATATCATACAGGGCCCACAGAGCCCGCAGCGAAACCCGCACCCGCATACGGTACTCGTCGGCGGCGGTGGACAGGGCATCTTCACACAGCAGGGCCTCCGGCTCGTACACCACCCGATACCCCTGATCAATAACCGAAAGCGGCAGCACAAAATCGGGAAGCTGATCAGCCTGCATCGGCACGTAGAGTGAACGGCGGACCGCATCGACCCCGCCGTCAACACCCACAATCGAGCCGATTTTTGTTTCCCGGAGGCGGATCATGTTCTCATAGCGCATATAGGCGGAACAGCCGTCACCGATGACACTGCCGTCCGGATTGGTATAGATCATCTTGCCGGTGACATAGCCGACCTGCGGATCAGCAAAGTTGGCAACCAGTTCCCGGAGTGCATCCGGATGATGCAGGGAGTTGGCATCGGAAAAAAAGATGATCTCACCGCCTGCCTCCCGGATCGCCGCGTTCAGCCCCAGGGTCTTCCCGCCCCGGGGTTCCTGCCGCAACAGTCGTACCCCTTCTTCTGCATAGTCTTTGACAATGCTGTCGGTACCGTCGGTGGACCCGTCGGAAACAACCAGAATCTCCAGTTTCTCCCGGGGATAGTTCAGAGCCAGCTTGTTGGCTATGGTCCTGCCTATATGCTTCTCCTCATTGTAAGCGGGAATGATAACAGTGACCATGGGTTCAAACGGCTCTTTGCGGATCGGCCGGGATCGGACTGTGCCCAACAGCCTGACCAGGAGCGGATACCCGGCATACACATAGAGAACAAGCGCTACTGACAGAAAAAACAACATACTCAGCATACTCTTCACCTCTTGGTCGCCGATGCCTGGCCGACAAAGTCGGAAAAAACAGGATAAAAATCAGTGGCAAACCGCGTCAACGCCTCCTTACCTTCGGCAACAGAAACCCCTTTTAAAGGAATACTGATGCGAACAAAGGCATTGGACGCCTCCTGACCGAAAAGTTTGGCCTGTACCGCATACACCTTCTGCATAAACGTGCCGGCTGCCATCTTACGGCCTGCCTGAAACCAGTACAGCAAGAGATCCTGATCACTGTTGCGTTCGGCCGTCACGGTCGTATACTTCAACACCAGATCACCGTCCGGATCCTGGATGGTTCGCGCCACTGTCTGTTTGTTGCGCAGGACCCATCCCTGTCCGGGAAAACAGACCAGCGGATCGTGGGCAGCCCCTACCTTGGCTAAAGAGTGATAGTAGCCGATGTACAGTTCCACAACTGCATGCCCGTTGGAAAACCTGCGGAAGAGGTGGTCATCGAGATAGAGCGCTTCCCGTACGGCGGCGTCCAGCGGAATATCGCCCGCCGCCTGCCAGTCACCAACAGTGGTGAAGGCTGCGGAAAGCGGAGTAGTAACATGATATGATGCCACATTGCGGGTGATTTCAACAAGTATACCGGTCACCAGCAGCAGTACCACCGCCACAGACACCCGTACCCAGCTCAGCGATCCCATAGGGCAAGCCCTCTTTGCAGCATGTACAGCAGACCAAGGGCTGCGCCAAACATCGCTGCCCCGAAAAGAGTGTGCACAGAATCATCGGTCAGATCGTACTGAAAGAAATGCAGGACCAGGATGGCGGCAAGGACCCGAAAACAGTTCACCAGCACAGCCATCGGTAACGACAGGATCACCAGAAGTGTACGCAGGATGTTCCGGTTCAGCAAAAAATACCCCATGATAAGACTCAGCGTGACCAGGCTCATGAGCGAACGCAGACCGCTGCAGGCCTGCACCACCTCAAGCGTACGGCTGGACATCTGGATAATATTCCCGTTGCGATAAATAGGGATATCAAGCCACTGTGCAAAATCGACACTGACCTTGGAAACAAAGAGCTGTAACGGCACGGTAACAGAGGCGTAGACCTGTTCCGGCACAGGAATCATAAAAAACAGCAGCAACAGTGGAAACAGCAGCGTCCGCATTGTCTGCCAACCGGCCACGAACAGGATGAGTGCACCAAAGGTCAACACCATAAACACAGCGGACAGGGTGGCGTTTTCGGCAAATCTCGCCAGCACATACCCCAGACAGAACACAGGCAGCAGCCAGCCCCCCATCCGGGACGGGGTAAGAGGCCGGCCAGGCAGTTCTGCCTGTGTCCGCCACGCTATGTACAGCGCCACGGGCGGGATGAGCAGTCCGTGGGCATAGTCGTCGGACCCGACCCAGGTTTGCCAGAGGGAGTACCACACTCCGGAAAAGGTGAATGCAACAGCACCGCCCAGCAGAAGTATCTGCAACAAGACAGTTCTGTTGACCTGCTTACCTGGCATGTAACCGGTGGGAGGTTCCACGTTGTTCATTGCAGACTCAGGCGTACGGTGTGGTTTACTGTGGCTGAAAGGGTTTGGCGGGATTACCGATGAGCAGTGTCTGCGCCGGCCAGGACTTCTGCACCACTGCCCCTGGATACACCTTTGTGCCCTCTTCCAGAACCACACCCTTGGTCACAAATGCCCGGGCTCCGATGTACACATCCCGGCCGATCGATATGCTGCACGTTTCCCTGGTCTCATCCTTTGGCGTTTGCCGGGAGATATCCAGGGTATGGAAATCGGTATCCATCAGTGAGGCATCTTCAACAAGCACTCCATCACCGACATGGATTGCAAATCTGCTGGAAAACCGTGCCGACACCAGACTGACGTTGTTGCCGATGGTGATGCACGCCTCCGGGGCATTGGTGTACAGTGTGGTCATGTAGGCGGCACTGCCGGGCAGAGCACTCACCACACAGTTGTCCCCGATGGTCACCAGGCCGGGCCCCTTGATCGACAGCCAGCAGTCCAGGCGTAACCCTTCTCCCACCTGGATACGGGGATTCTTCCGATGGATGAATCTGAAAAGAGCCAATCGCATCCGTGAAAAAAGTGGTGGTGTAAACCTAGTCATTTTTCATGCGTTCTCATCTGTAAAAGATTGGCGATCGGCAACGGCCTCCGGGCCGGATTGCCAAGGACCAGATACCCGGCGCCGACTGATTGCCGGAACAGTACTGAGCAGATACCCAGAACCGATCCCTCTCCCAGACTGCTCCCCGGCAGGACCATCGACCGGCCGCTCAGCCACACATGGTCGTCGATGCTGATCGGTGCAGCAGGCAACACGGTGTGCCGGTCACTACGCACCACCGGAAAAGAGAACGGAACATCCTGCAGCAGAACCGCAGCGGCAAGGATGCAGTCTCCCAGTCGGATCTCTTCGGCGCAGCGGATGGTCACCCCGCCCAGGGAACACCGTTCACCGATAACAACCCTGGCCTCTCCGGTCAGGGTGTGAATGTGCAGGCGCTCAAAATTATTCACAAAAACAGAGCAGTCCCTGCCGATGTGGACCCGGCCTCTTCCAGTGATACAGACCCGGGTGTAGCAGAAAAAAGGGAAATCGATCTGCACCCTGCCGAGACTGGTCAGGCGGAACCATACAATATAGAAACATCCCCGCACAAAGGCCCGCAGCATGGTAAGTGTTGCCGCAGGTTGCTGACGGAAGTGCTTCCACAGCTTTTTCAGCTTTGTCGTTGCCACAGCAAGAAGCCTTAGCGGTCGTTTTGAACCTGTGCCGCCTGCACAAGAACCTGAACAAGCTGCCGGGCAAGGAGCCTGCCGCCGTCTGCATTGAGGTGTTCGCCGTCGTCGGTGTACTGCGGCACCAGCGCATAGGCAGCCTTTCCCTTATGCTCAAAGGACTCTCGTGCGCCGTCCGGGTAGGTGGATTCTCCCTTGGCAATATCGTACAGCGGATCTTGTGCAAATTGCGTTCGTACCAGCGTATTAAACGCTTCCCTGGCCACGTTGTCCGCCAACCCGGTCACTGGTTTGCCGATGACCCGCTTGACCCAGGCCTTGGGTCCGGTTTGAATCTGTCGCAACGGCACGGTTGTGTGGATGATAACCATCTGGGGAAATGTTTTTTTCAGGTGCGCGATCAACTCCTGATACTCGGCAAACAGACCATTGATATCTGTATGCTGATCAACATCCAGATAACAGAACTTGAAAAAAGCGATGTCCGGGGGGCTCTCCTTATAGGTATCGAGCAGTCGGGAAAAACTGTTCATCTTCCCGGACGGATCGGCATTGGTGCCGATAAACGCGTGGTTAACAGCCCCCTTTACAAGGGCTTCTCCATTACCGATCCTGTTGACCCCAACGGTCTGGTCACCAAACTGCAGATGACGCAGGCCGTCGAGAATATTCATACCAACGGACTGATGGCCGAAAACAATTGTCTTCTGAGCCAAAACAGACACATCCTGTTCCGATCCATGCATAGCACCGTCCACACTGTTCTGACATTGACCTTCTGCTGCCCAGAGGAAAAAAGGCAGCGCAACCAGCAACTGTAACAACCATGTATGCTTCATATCCTGATGTCTCCCTCACACAGTAGTACCCGGTATAGGTGCAAACCGGAAATCGGTTAACAGCCGTTTCAACCGGGATGCTGTTTTATCCAGATTACAGTAATGCCGAAACCTTGATTTCCAGCCGGCATTATTCATCCGGGGTTGTTCAGGATCCACTTCCCAGGGATGCAGATAAAAGATAAACGGCTGCTGTTCCCGGCTGTTGATCTTTCGTAACGCCATCCTGGTGAACCAGTAGGGAAAGATCCGGAAATAGCCGCCACCGGATACCGGGATGTTCTGCCCCAGAGCGGGCATGGTGGACATGGGATATTCGACGAGATCGTGGTCCGGCCATTTAAAACGAAACCGGGGCGCATCCGGAATACCGTACTGGTCGTGCACCACAGGGAAAATCGATGAATCCCATGTAAAACCCAGCTCCTGCAAAATATCCAGGGCCCAGAGGGACCGTTTGGTTATCGAGTAGGTGGGAGCCCGATACCCGGTGATCGGTTGCCCGGTGATGTTTTCAAGGATGTCCTTTGCCCTGGCAGTATCGGCCCGAAACTCTTCCGGGGTGAGATCATAGATCTTTTTGTGGGCGTAACTGTGGCAGCCAAGCTCATGCCCCCGGGCAGCGATCGTACGCACCATGTCCGGATACCGCTCTGCAGTCCAGCCAACCACGAAGAACGTGCCTTTAACCCCGTGCTCATCAAGCATATCCAGCAGGAAATCGACATTTCGCTCAACCCGGGAGACGTAGCCGTCCCACTTGCCCGGCGACACGATCCGTTCAAAGGCCGCAACCTGAAAGTAGTCTTCAACATCAACGGTGAAATAGTTGATCATCTGCTGCTGTGACTCCGACATTTTTTCTTACCTGTGCAGAAGAGTGGCACGCAGTTCATTCTTCCGGATCTTCCCGGAGGTTGTTTTCGGCAGGTCGGCAACAAAAACAACCTCATGCGGTATCTTATACTGCGGCAAATATTTTTTACAGTGAAGCTTCAGTTCTTTTTCACTGCACGCGCATTCCGGCCGCAGGACGACACAGGCGCAGATACGTTCATCAAGGATCTCATCCGGAACACCGAACACCGCTGCCTCGTGCACGGCAGCATGCTCGGCAAGCACGTCTTCTATCTCTTTCGGACCGATGCGGTGCGAACCGGACTTGATCAGATCGCTTTTACGACTGACGATGTAGAGAAAACCCTCCTCATCGTATTGCGCCAGATCACCGGTCCACAGCCCTTCCGGCCGAAGGACCTCGCGGGTCTCCTCAACACGGTTCCAGTAGCCGGCCATGATGTTTTCACCACGGGCGACAATCTCGCCGATCTCACCCGGCAAGACCAGTTTACCGTCTTTGTCCAACACCTGCAGCTCGACACCGGGAATGCCCTTCCCAATGGAGCCCGGCTTGCGCTCAAGCTCTTCAGGGGGCAGGTAGGCAAGTCGGGCGCAGGCCTCGGTCTGGCCGTACATGATATAAATGGCGCTTGCCGGAAAAATACCCTTCAATCGTCTGGCCAGCTCCGGCGACATCGCTGCCCCGGCCTGGGTAAGATACCGCAGCTTTGGAAAGGAAAAGGAAGCGATTGATGACCTGTTTAAAAGCAGGGCATAGGTTGAAGGCACCCCGGAAAATCCGGTGACCTCGTGGTCGAGCATCTGCTGCAGGATCGTGTTCGGATAGAGAAAACTCTGGTTCACCACCAGGGAGCCGCCCACCGCCACATGGGTCAGCAGAATTGAGTTGCCGTAGGAATAAAAAAAGGGTAGCACGGCCATGACCCGGTCCGACGACTGCAACCCGAGGTACGACACAATGGAGGTTGTGTTGGCGATCAGGTTTGCATGGCGCAGGACAACGCCTTTTGGTTTGCCGGTGGTGCCGGAGGTGTAAATGATCTGGGC
It includes:
- a CDS encoding DapH/DapD/GlmU-related protein; amino-acid sequence: MTRFTPPLFSRMRLALFRFIHRKNPRIQVGEGLRLDCWLSIKGPGLVTIGDNCVVSALPGSAAYMTTLYTNAPEACITIGNNVSLVSARFSSRFAIHVGDGVLVEDASLMDTDFHTLDISRQTPKDETRETCSISIGRDVYIGARAFVTKGVVLEEGTKVYPGAVVQKSWPAQTLLIGNPAKPFQPQ
- a CDS encoding exosortase C-terminal domain/associated protein EpsI: MGSLSWVRVSVAVVLLLVTGILVEITRNVASYHVTTPLSAAFTTVGDWQAAGDIPLDAAVREALYLDDHLFRRFSNGHAVVELYIGYYHSLAKVGAAHDPLVCFPGQGWVLRNKQTVARTIQDPDGDLVLKYTTVTAERNSDQDLLLYWFQAGRKMAAGTFMQKVYAVQAKLFGQEASNAFVRISIPLKGVSVAEGKEALTRFATDFYPVFSDFVGQASATKR
- a CDS encoding acyltransferase; this encodes MATTKLKKLWKHFRQQPAATLTMLRAFVRGCFYIVWFRLTSLGRVQIDFPFFCYTRVCITGRGRVHIGRDCSVFVNNFERLHIHTLTGEARVVIGERCSLGGVTIRCAEEIRLGDCILAAAVLLQDVPFSFPVVRSDRHTVLPAAPISIDDHVWLSGRSMVLPGSSLGEGSVLGICSVLFRQSVGAGYLVLGNPARRPLPIANLLQMRTHEK
- a CDS encoding class I adenylate-forming enzyme family protein; this encodes MLLTDYLTTATERNPAKTLLIHGDRRFTYGDVNRAAQGIATGLLGFGLEPGFRGALLTDDPFCYIASYFGIQLAGGVVVGLNTQTSAAGLAYVLDDCRASVLIAANKFVRYIQAALPQAPSVQQLVLADAGEDPQDEQPWRTHSFADLCTCPPSAAQMLPYRSACDFAQIIYTSGTTGKPKGVVLRHANLIANTTSIVSYLGLQSSDRVMAVLPFFYSYGNSILLTHVAVGGSLVVNQSFLYPNTILQQMLDHEVTGFSGVPSTYALLLNRSSIASFSFPKLRYLTQAGAAMSPELARRLKGIFPASAIYIMYGQTEACARLAYLPPEELERKPGSIGKGIPGVELQVLDKDGKLVLPGEIGEIVARGENIMAGYWNRVEETREVLRPEGLWTGDLAQYDEEGFLYIVSRKSDLIKSGSHRIGPKEIEDVLAEHAAVHEAAVFGVPDEILDERICACVVLRPECACSEKELKLHCKKYLPQYKIPHEVVFVADLPKTTSGKIRKNELRATLLHR
- a CDS encoding SGNH/GDSL hydrolase family protein codes for the protein MKHTWLLQLLVALPFFLWAAEGQCQNSVDGAMHGSEQDVSVLAQKTIVFGHQSVGMNILDGLRHLQFGDQTVGVNRIGNGEALVKGAVNHAFIGTNADPSGKMNSFSRLLDTYKESPPDIAFFKFCYLDVDQHTDINGLFAEYQELIAHLKKTFPQMVIIHTTVPLRQIQTGPKAWVKRVIGKPVTGLADNVAREAFNTLVRTQFAQDPLYDIAKGESTYPDGARESFEHKGKAAYALVPQYTDDGEHLNADGGRLLARQLVQVLVQAAQVQNDR
- a CDS encoding XrtA system polysaccharide deacetylase, with the protein product MSESQQQMINYFTVDVEDYFQVAAFERIVSPGKWDGYVSRVERNVDFLLDMLDEHGVKGTFFVVGWTAERYPDMVRTIAARGHELGCHSYAHKKIYDLTPEEFRADTARAKDILENITGQPITGYRAPTYSITKRSLWALDILQELGFTWDSSIFPVVHDQYGIPDAPRFRFKWPDHDLVEYPMSTMPALGQNIPVSGGGYFRIFPYWFTRMALRKINSREQQPFIFYLHPWEVDPEQPRMNNAGWKSRFRHYCNLDKTASRLKRLLTDFRFAPIPGTTV
- a CDS encoding exosortase/archaeosortase family protein, whose product is MNNVEPPTGYMPGKQVNRTVLLQILLLGGAVAFTFSGVWYSLWQTWVGSDDYAHGLLIPPVALYIAWRTQAELPGRPLTPSRMGGWLLPVFCLGYVLARFAENATLSAVFMVLTFGALILFVAGWQTMRTLLFPLLLLFFMIPVPEQVYASVTVPLQLFVSKVSVDFAQWLDIPIYRNGNIIQMSSRTLEVVQACSGLRSLMSLVTLSLIMGYFLLNRNILRTLLVILSLPMAVLVNCFRVLAAILVLHFFQYDLTDDSVHTLFGAAMFGAALGLLYMLQRGLALWDR